The following nucleotide sequence is from Macaca nemestrina isolate mMacNem1 chromosome 16, mMacNem.hap1, whole genome shotgun sequence.
ACTGGCTAGGAGGAGAGACAAAAACCGTAGAATAAGTCATGAGAATAATGGACCTTTTTAAAAGAGCTTTCTAGAGAAGCTTATAGCTTATTTTGCACAAGTTTTaatgtgtacttttttttcttgatcaggTTCACTTATGCAACTTgtatacattttcatatttatggCTATGCTAATTTACAGTGTAGGAGAAAACCGTCAATATGTGTTgaagaagaaatgtataaagtGTACAATAGAGAGAGTGCATGAAAGATAATATATTCGATGAAGGCACCCTAGAGCTATTTGGACTCTTAGATCCTCAGATCTGGGAGGGCCTTCATCCTTTCCAGTGCATgcaggaggaagctgaggctctgagGTTTGGAAACCCTGGAGATATCACTCAGCTGATTTCTAGCAGGTTTGTATTAAATCTTGGTTTTGGAGAGTTAAGAATCTTGAGGAGTGATAACCTTGGCTATTGAAATAAGGACAGGATGTTCTTGGAGAAAATTAATCAGGAAGGGCACTGGGTGAACATTTATCAAGAGATTCTTTAGCAAGGACACATATAGGTAAAGCATAGGAGACTAAGCcagaaataaatgaactaaataagaaCCTATTTTGGGGAGATTAAAAAACATTAACTTCAAAGTTATTTGCAGTCTGTGTCCCTTTGCCCCGACCAAGCCAGTATGTCTGGCTCATGCGGTCACAGCATTCTGCAGAATGATGACCTCTAGTCTCTATACATTCATGTTGTATGAATGGGAGGGTTCATACCTGGGGGTATGAACTGGAAGGGTTGTAGGCCCAGGGAGTCCCCAGTGGCTGTCACTGGCTGACTACAGATGTCTGCAAGCCTCCTCACTTCTGATGAGCGGCCACACCTTGGGCCGTGCACGCCTTGTGTTAGTCAGGATGTGGGCTCAGCTGTGTGTCACAGAGACCCCAAATAACAGTGGCTTACACAAGGTAGAAGCTATTTCTGTTTCATGTGCTCATGTCAAAGATGTGCTGGCAGGACAGGTCTGGCCTGTGGAGTCATCTGAGGCCAGGGGTTTTCTGTCCCCAAACTCTGTTGCCCTCCTTCAAGGAGTCCCATATGGTTCACCACGCCATGCACACCCCCACACAGGAAGCGGGAAAGGGCACCCCTTTACCCTTTAAGGCCGGTCATTGGATACAATTACACGCCTCACTTTTGCTCATTCCCATGGCCCGTAATCTGGTTTCATGGTCATATCCAGGCTGCAAGGGAGGCTAGGGAGTGCCCAGCTAAAATTTCTGTTACTATGGATGAAGGGGAGAAGAGGTGTTGGAGATAACTAGCAACTCCACGAAAGCACTGACAAGGATCAGAGTTGATACCCAGTCACCTTCCCAAGTGAAGGTCCACCCGTAGTTGGAACCAGGATAGTATTTCTTGCATGCCTGCATTGattcatccaacaaatacttGACTGAAAATAAGGAAGTGGAAAAATGCAGTCACGATCTTCATAAAGCTCTGACCCAGGTTGGTGCCTCCTAAGTGATCACTAGTCTAGGTGTGGTGTACGGAGTAAGTGGGGACTGGGGAGGACAGTAATTCAggtaagagaagagagagagagaggaggtgatTGCAGGGAAAGGTGGGAGACAGAAGAGGCTCCTAGTTCTTTCCAGAAGTCACTCCTGGAAAAAGACCAGACCCAGAAATTAAAAGTTGAGAATGTAACTGTAGTTGAACTAATGAAACTGAGAGTCCAACCCATAGCTTTGTGAGAAGcacaaatgtaaattttttatttttcaaaataacattaatataatttattctatATTCCTTGTGCAAATCCTCAATGTTCTACATTGAAGATGAGGCTAAATAGGAGgtataaactttctaaattttcttattaaaaaatagtGCCAAGCTGGGTGTTGGccatgtctctaatcccagctattcgggaggcagaggcaggaggaccacttaagcctaggagttcaagtctgacctgggcaacatcatgagactGTATctctataaacaaacaaacaaataaaaaagaaatagtgccACAACTTACTTTGCTGCGTGTTTGGGAGAACACATATTAGTTAATCAAAATCATTTGCTGAAGGTTGTCTACGTGCTGTATAAACAAGCTAGATAGAATCTACCTACATCAAGTATGCAAAACTAGTGGAAGAATTACAGAAGAGTAACTGTTTGCTTTTAGGCTGGCTCCTTCCCTGGAGAGCAAATTGGAGTTTCACCTGACACCTTTATGATCTTTGGATCATTTTATTCCTGGAATAGTTGTGCTCcacattttgaaaagttaaaatgaaaattgtaGAACCCTGGACAAAGTTTGGTTGATGGAATTTAGATTTGACTGCTTCCAGCCACTTCTGAGTTTAACAAAGGAGGCTCGAGTATATTCTTCATGGAATTTGGCTCCAAGAAAACTCAACTCAATTTCCTGGAATGGAGCGGATTTGTGACTTCGGAGGGAAACATCTGCGTTTCCTTTTCCAAAAATCCTCCCTTTGCGTTAGGCTGCACCCTGTGACATTTCCACCAGATGGCAATACAGACTTCGCATGGCAGAGAGTCTGGCTGGTTTTCCAAATCTCTAGAAATATTTGTGTAAGCACTagaagaaagcattttttataaatgaaaagctCCCGTAACCGCCCCCCATTCTAAAGCAACCatctttatttgcatatattcacTTCGAGTTTTGTCAATATTCATAGTCGTAAGTACATTTGTAATGTACATGGCATTTTAGTCTACTGTTAAAATTCAGCACAACGTATATCATTCACATATTTCTACATGACCTTCATAATTATCGCAGCAGTTACACACTATTACACATAGTGAACCCTTCCCCTATTGTTACATATTATGTGGTATGCACTTTTCACCTGTTACAGATAATGCGGCAGGTAATGTCACACAACTGGCACGCAGTTTTGGAATATTAGGAGGATTTGAGGGATAGGAATACAGGGTGAAAGACATCGATGTCTTTTGCTCTTTAATTTTTCCCGAAAGATGTGCAGATTCACACGGCTGTCAGCCTGTGAGAGGATCTGGGTTCTGACCAGTTGCACTAGGCccacgtttttgttttgttttgtttttaaatcctaAAAGTCAGGTGCAGGGGCCTTTGCCtctaatactagcactttgggagagtgaggcgggagctcaggagttcaagaccagcctgggcaacagagtgagacccagtctcaaaaaaaaaaaaaaaaaaaaaaagagagagaaaggaaggaaggagaaaagaagagaagaggaattaGGACAGGTGgcaatggctcgtgcctgtaatcccagcactttgggaggccaagacaggcagatcacttgaggtcaggagtttaagaccagcctgggcaacatgatgaaaacctgtctctactaaaaatacaaaaattagctgggtgtggtgatggcgcctgtaatcccagcaacttgagaagctgaattgcttgaacctgggatgcggaggttgcagtgagcagagatcagccattgcactccagcctgggccacaagagcaaaactacgctcaaaaataaaataaaataagattaaaataaaataaaataaattagctgggtgtggtggtgcatgcctgtagtcccagctgcttgggaggttgaggcaggaggattgcttgagctgggaggtcgagactacagtgagctgtgattgcatgattgtacttcagccttggtgatggagcgagaccttgtctccaaaaattatgtatatgtatcCTAAGACATCTCCCATGATGATAAATTAAttccattcaacaagtatttgttcaATCTGCTGTTCCAAGTTTGCTATTGGGTGCTAGGAAGACAATAATGAGGAAATACAGTCGGGCAGGGAGTCAGATTCTTCATCCTACAATTATATAAACCAGTGTCAAGCCCCTGCCATGACGGGCGCCATGTGGGAGAGTAACATGCTGCTCTGCAGCCCTGAGTGGGAGCGTTGCTGAGTCAGGAGACCCGGCCATCCacatttcctcttccttccagGCCTTGCGTTTGCTGCTCCCTCTGTTTGGAGCACTGCCCAAGCGTTGTCTTAGCTCCTGCTGCGGGGAAACTGCATGGATCacctggggtgggggcagtgtcTACAGAGGAAAGGACTTGAAAACGCACTTGTCCCGAACTAGGtgatgttttctgtgtgtgtgtggccctTCTTCACAGTGGCCTCCTAGAAAAACAAGACCATGACTGAGAGAATACCTCTCATTTCAGTAAGATTGCTTGGAatgctttacttttttaaaaaatttaatttaagtgtttaatgtggtaaaaaatatataacataaaacttaccagCTTCACCATTTTAAGGAcatagttcagtggcattaagtacattctctttgttgtgcaaccatcaccaccacccatctccagaactctcttAAAATCTTCCcagacagaaactctgtacccatcaGACAACTCCCACTTCCTTCTCTCTtcacccctggcaaccaccatcctactttttctttctatgagtttgacaGCTCTAGGAATCTCTTATAACTGAAGTTATCCAGGTCTGTCTGTCTGTGACTAGCtggtttcacttagcataatgttctcgaGGTCCTTTTATGTTGTAACAcgtgtcagaatttcttttctttctaaggctgaagaatattccattgtgtggaccTACCACATTGCATGTATCTGTTTATCCACTGATGGACCCTTGAGTTGCTATGGAAAATAATGCGACTATGAACATGGAGATCTGTTCCAGTCCTTGCTTTCAATGACTTTGTGTAGATGcacagcagtggaattgctgaatcagaTGGTAATGCTATGTTTGCTTCACTATTTATAATGTGCCTTTATGCAGATTGTGATAAAATTTGATCTTTACAACAGTCCTGTGAGATAAGTGAGTATTGGTCTCTGGTTCAGAAAACTGGTTTCTTCAAAGTGAAATGATAAATGGAAGAGTATCCTGACCTTAAACTTGGCTTTTTTTATTGCCCATTCACCTTGAAGACTGGTTCTAGTCACAAGTGTTACCTTCCAAGGACAGTGTCATTCTGGTTACAACCAGCTTGCTCCCCTGCCCTGAGCCTTCTGTCCAAGTCTGTCCAGGTGTGGGTCTGGGGCAGGGGACAGCTCCCCCATTTCCCACTGTATGGAACAGAGGCTGTGTCCTGGGCCTCAGCCACAAAGGTTTCTCCTTTGGGTTTCTGTTTCCCTCTTTCAGTTCAGAGTCTGTCGTCTGAACCATGAGGATCTGGTGGTTTCTGCTTGCCATTGGAATCTGCGCAGGGAACATAAGCTCACAGAACACGTGCAGGCAAGGGCACCCTGGCATCCCTGGGAACCCCGGTCACAACGGTCTGCCTGGAAGAGATGGACGAGACAGAGCAAAGGGTGACAAAGGGGATGCAGGTACGCACCTGGTGGCTTCGGCTGCCTTTCAACttctctcttcattcttttcatCTCATTCACTCATCATCTGTGTGGCTTTTCACCTACCCACTCAcaccccatccatccatccatccatccacccagcaACACTCGCTGGGGCCTGaccccattcatccatccacccatctgccCAGCAGCACTCACGGGTCTGCTCCATGCCAgactctgtgccaggtgctggtgGAGAGCACAGGGTGAGATCGCAATGACCTCTACCCTCCCGGGTTCTCTCATCTCTGACACCGCAGAACATTTTCAGTAGTATACGATGTcatggatcctcccacctcaggcgaAAGGTATGATGGATTTTTGGCAACGAAAGACTAATAGAGATATATGATTGTGAATTATTTGGCAGCAAGCAGCCAGCTGCAGTGCAGGTGAGAGCTAATACTGCATCGTGCCATGAAGCAGGAGATGCGGAGTGACAGATGACACATACAGCTGCTGCTTATGCGTCTATGACCTAGATTGGGACCCTGTCCCAGGGTCTGGGGATCTGGATCCATCCTCTGTGAGGGAGATTTGCCAAAGCTGAGAAGTCTGAGTGGTTTCCATAACAACAACCAATAGACTTGGTTTCTGAATGGGGTACCATTCTTGAGCCCTGGTCTTGACAGTACGGTCACATATCTAAGACTTATGCAGAATGACCCATCTGGGTTGAGGgcacagttcagtggcataacaaagaaaatgtcaaaacGTCTATGGACCTTTTTAAAGATAAGTTTGTGTTTCTAACATGTCTCCGCTTATGGCATTTGGTGGCCTGCTGGTTTTTTGAGTGGGCTGGATGAAGTCAAGCGTCCCCAGGAAGCAACTTTATTTCTTTGGAACCACCATCCTGCACATGTGCTCTGTGAGGTGTCTTCTCCTGGCTCACAGCTCCAGCTCACTGACACTGCTCCAGTGCCTGGTAGCGAACAGCTCAGTCCAAATGAATAGCAAAACCTTTTACCCTTAATGAAATCAGGTCTTCTGCCCTCACACCGGGACCACAGTGGGGtttgcgtgtgtgtatgtgtgtgtattttatttctgaatatgtaggattttcattttttaaatttttgttataaaatattacaCACAAAAGGAGATAAATAGGTGGTAGATAAAAAATACAGaggacggccgggcgcggtggctcaagcctgtaatcccagcactttgggaggccgagacgggtggatcacgaggtcaggagatcgagaccatcctggctaacacggtgaaaccccgtctctactaaaaaaacaaaacaaaacaaaaaattagccgggtgaggtggcgggcgcctgtagtcccagctactcgggaggctgaggcaggagaatggcgtgaacccaggaggcggagcttgcagtgagctgagatctggccactgcactccagcctgggcgacggagcgagactccgtcttaaaaaaaaaaaaaaaaaaaatacagaggacTAAAACACTTCTATATTCAAAACCAAATTTCTCTACCTCTTCCCTGTTGAATTTCTCTCCTCTTTGCTCACCAATGTCCATTCTGTCAAGTTTTACATACTTCTTAAAAGCAAATGTTATATCTATTTTTTCTATGTAGTTCAtaggtattatatataatatatattatttcttagAAGGATATTCATTCACATTGCTCACACtaaaattttacttcatttttatcttaaagtgtatttttgtgtatgttttataataaacattttttcatatactacCTGTTCATAATTTAGGAACACATCAATGTCTACTGATTGGGGTCTGTGTTCATGCTTTGTGAGTTGTGGTTGTATGATCATGAAAGCTCTGAGGTCACTGctctagagaatgggagaaatgagagccaagcaggaaacaaaaagagggaaggagaggaagacaCAGGGGAGCAgccagtggaggggaggggaggggagcgcaGGGAGAGGCAAATATAGGGAAGAGCCCCCTCCATTCAGAGGCCCCACACTGACCAAGGCCCCACTCAAGAGTGCTGATGTCCCAGGAGAACAGACATTGTGATAGAAATAAGTCTGCCTGTGTCAGTCCTGTCTCGGGACCTGCAAGCCGGCACAGCCTGCTCGTGTCGCCCCACAGTCCGGTCAGTGGGACTGAAGTATGGGAGTCTCTGCTGCTTTGTGAGAAGCCAGAATCTGGGGTGAGCCATGGCCCAGTGAGCACTCTACTGCCATGGCCGGAGCCATCTTCAACCTGCTGACGGATAGCACGCCGACCTGGGGCTCTGGGGGCCTGTTCTGAGCACAAGGACTTGAGTGTGGTCAGCAGAGCCCCACTCACCTGATGTTCTCTGCCAGCTTGATTGGTGGCATTTCCCCCCCAGTCTAAGGCACTGGAGAGATTCTTCCAGAACTCTCTTTTCTATCTTGGGATAGTGTCACATAACCATAGTCATCTGTGTTTTCATAGGAGGCTAGTAAATCTTCCGTTCCACTCTCCTCAAGAGTAATGGAAGAGAAACAGAGTGAGGAAACCTACCCACACCTCCAACATTCAGACCATGTCCCAAGTCCTTGTCACAGGAGAGGAGCACAATCAATTGTGACAGTCAGTCCCCATTGCACACACTCCCTCCTCGTCCTGTCTTGCTGTGCGCTCTAGGCACGTCCTGGAGATGGGCGCTTGGGAAGTCACTCAGTTCCTTTCTTAGATCACTTATCCCACACAGCTCAGCACCGCAGATGCCCGCTCATGCCTGCCTCTCTTCACCTGCACTCGTGTGGAAAACAGAGCGCCCCTCATGGTGGGGGTCACCCCTGAGACTCTCCAACACACATGGCTGATGGAGACCAATGGCCAGAAAATCAGAAACGGAATTTCAACTCAtgcctgttttcttcttttccacctAAGAGAGCCAGGACGTCCCGGCAGCTCGGGGAAGGATGAGACGAGTGGAGAGACAGGAGAACGAGGTACAAGTTCCTATTTATGATGCTCTAATTCTGAGCTGTCAAGTATTTAACAATAACTATTAAGTGTTTACCATGGACAAGTCCTCCATGCCGATTATAATCTTACAGTAAAGGCAGCACAGTTCTTACTCTCCAGAGGGGGGATTCTGCAGGGATTGGCAGGCTTTGCAGAGGGCTGGGTAGGAAATACCCTCAACTCCGCAGGCCATACGGATCTGTCACCACTACTCAACTTCCCCTTGTAGCGAAAAGAAGCTGTAGATGCTCCATAAATAAGCGTGGTGTGTTCCAGTGACGCCATATGTGTGAAGACTGAAATGGGCATTTCCCATGGTTTCCATGTATTGTGGAATATTATTTGTGACCATTTAAACATGCAAACCATGGctgagcaccatggctcacacctgtaatcccaatactttgggaggcccatgtaggagaatcgcttgaacctaggagttccagaccaccctgggcaacatattgagactttgtctatacaaataaaaaaattagccggacatggtggcatgtgcctgtagtcccagctacttgggggctgaagtgggaggatcgcttgagcttgggaggttgaggctgccataAGCCATGATctcatgactgcactccagcctgggtaacagagcaggtgaccctgtcacaaacaaacaaaaaccagaaaaaaaaaaaaaaatgtgaaccgTGTTTGTTTAGCTTGAGGGAGGGAGGCTGAATTTGGCCTGTGGTTGTAGTTTGCTGAACCTTGAACCTTGCAGTGGATGAGCACTGAGGAGTGAGACTGAGTTTTTGACTTGGTGCATCCAGCAGCACTGCATGGAGGAGGTGGCACTAGAACTTGTCCCTGATGGATCCCCGGGATGTAGTCACAGCGGCAAACTCGTGTCATCTTCActttgtgcttttttcttttttttttttttttttttttttgagagggagtctcgctctgtcgcccaggctggagtgcagtggcgcgatctcggctcactgcaagctccgcctcccgggttcacgccattctcctgcctcagcctcctgagtagctgggactacaggcgcccgccaccacgcccggctaattttttgtatttttagtagagacggggtttcactgtggtctcgatctcctgaccttgtgatccgcctgcctcggcctcccaaagtgctgggattacaggcgtgagccaccacgcccggcccactttgTGCTTTTTTCATGTGCTGACTCACCGAATGCAACATCCCCAGACACCAGACACTTTTATCACCCCAGTTCCATAGGTGAGGGAACAGAGGCACGAGGCTCACTAGCTTTTCTGATGTCCTGTGTGCATATGTGGTGGGGACAGAATGGAGACCCAGCATTTAACCTCAGAGTCCACACTTGCAACCACGGCTCTTTGGGATGGGTGGGGGTGCAAGGAAGCAGCAAGGTCTATGTGGATGATGAACTGCTGGTGGGATGGATGGGTTGGGGCTGGGGTTGGGCAGGAGAGGGCAATGAATGCTTCGATGcaggttttattttatgttcactCCAGGGAGGGGCTTTTTAGAGGATGTCACATGACTAGGGTTGAGTGTCGGTTTATCTGCCTGTCTCTGCTCTTTCTGTACGGATTGACATTTCACAGCCAGCATGTTAGACTTAGATGGTAGGGTTGTCATTTCTAACATGAACCCTGACACTAACTTAGTAGACAGCAGTTAAAAGGTCTgttgagatgtgtgtgtgtgtccatgtgcacACACTTGTGTAATTGGAGTAActgactttcatttattttattttatttttttgagacagagtctcactctgttgcccaggctggagtgcagtggtttgatcacggctcactgcagcctcaacctcctgggctcaagtgatcctcccacctcagcctcctgagtagctgggactacagttgttcaccaccacgcctggctaatttttgtattttttgcggacgtgaggttttgccgtgttgcctaggctgatcttgaattccgggactcaagcagtctgcccagcttggcctcccaaagtgctaggattacaggcatgagccactgaactgGGCTGGagtaattgaattttattttcttatttttatgatttttttttttttttttaagagttaggGTATTGTTATGTTGgctgggttggtcttgaactcttggcctcaggcagtcctcctgctgCGGTCTCTGAAGGTGCTAGGAGACCACCGCACCCAGATGGAGTAATTGAATTTTAAACTCTGGGTACATGTATACTGAACGTGTACACTACTTTGTTTCATTTCTGAGCTCAATTATAGAAAAATCGAAGTTGTTCACAAGGGAATCTTTCACAAACCATCTCTTTGTTTGCTCTTTCTCTATTTAGCAGCAGATGGAAAAGTTGAAGCAAAAGGCATCAAAGGTGATCAAGGTTCAAGAGGATCCCCAGGAAAACATGGCCCAAGGGGCTTGCAGGGCCCATGGGAGAGAAAGGCCTCCGAGGAGAGACTGGACCTCAGGGGCAGAAGGGGAATAAGGGTGACGTGTGGGTCCCACTGGTCCTGAGGGGCCAAGGGGTGACATTGGGCCTTTGGGCCCAACTGGTTTACCAGGTTCCATGGGCCCTATTGGAAAGCCTGGTCCCAAGGGAGAAGCTGGACCCATGGGGCCCCAGGGTGAGCCAGGAGTCCGGGGAATAAGAGGCTGGAAAGGAGATcgaggagagaaagggaaaatcGGTGAGACGCTAGTCTTGCCAAAAAGTGCTTTCACTGTGGGGCTCACGGTGCTGAGCAAGTTTCCTTCTTCAGATGTGCCCATTAAATTTGATAAGATCCTGTATAACGAATTCAACCATTATGATATAGCAACGGGGAAGTTCACGTGCCACATTGCTGGGGTCTATTACTTCACCTACCACATCACTGTTTTCTCCAGGAATGTTCAGGTGTCTTTGGTCAAAAATGGAGTAAAAATACTGCACACCAAAGACGCCTACATGAGCTCTGAGGACCAGGCCTCTGGCGGCCTTGTCCTGCCGCTGAAGCTGGGGGATGAGGTGTGGCTGCAGGTGACAGGAGGAGAGAGGTTCAGTGGCTTGTTTGCTGATGAGGACGATGACACAACGTTCACAGGGTTCCTTCTGTTCGGCAGCCCGTGACCGAGGAGAGTTGATGAATCAGCCACCCCATCCCAGAATCAGCTTGGTGACGAACTCATTCAGATGGTTTTCCTTTACTAATTCCTCCAATTATTACAATAGTCATAAAAAGGTGAAAACGGACAAGTTATTCCCCAAACTGATTCTGTGTAACTTACTGTCTTTCCAGGAGTAAATATTGAAAATAGCTGCACGGTTTATTCTAATTTACTTCACATTTCTTATTCCTATTATCTGAAGAATCCGCTGCCTGTGTGTTTCTTGTGGGAAGAGTGTTTTGATCCCATTTGAGTGCTCTGAGGAGTCATGTGAGGATGTATCCCTCATCTGTGTTTCTGAGGACAGTAAGGGGAAAGTAAAGGGAAATCTTTATTCCATTCAGTACTAGTAACAGCTTTAAGTTGGTGATGCTGTCACACTCCAGAAAGCTGTAGACACtgctcattttgtctttttttaacaaattatttttaagtcctgggatacatatgcagaacgtgctGGTTTGTTATATACTAAACATGTGCTGTGGTGCTTTGCTGCGtctatcaacccgtcacctaggtattaagccctgcatgcattagctatttgtcctggtGCTCTGCCTCCCACTTTGCTCATTTTCTAACCTAGGTTTTAATCACCATTCCATCCAACAAATCATTGTTTGATCATTATTTGCCAGTGGTGAATCTCTGTTTGTTTTCTAGGATTGCCCAAATAAAGTACACAAAGTGAGtctttaaacaacagaaatggacTTTCCCAGTTCTGTAGGCTGGAAGTTTGCGATCTCGCagcagcagggccatgctccctccaaaGGGGCTGCAGGAGGATCCGGCCTTGCTGCTTCCAACTTCTGGCAGCTGGTGGCAGCATCACTCCAGTCCCCGCCTCCATCTTCAGGTGgctgtcctcctcctcctgtatcagccacattttcctcttcttacaaggacagcTTCCCTAATCTAGTATGACCCATCTTAATCATCTCTGCAAACTCCCTATGTTCAAATAAGGTCACCTGTACAGGCACcgagggttaggacttcagcatctCTTTTGGGAGACACAGTTCAGCCCAATCTGCCCTCTGATTCCCAAAGTCGATTTCCTTCCCATGTGCGAAATACATTTTCGCCCCATCTCAACATTTCCAAAAGTCTTACCACTTTCCGCATCAACTCCTCTCACC
It contains:
- the LOC105490251 gene encoding LOW QUALITY PROTEIN: complement C1q and tumor necrosis factor-related protein 9A-like (The sequence of the model RefSeq protein was modified relative to this genomic sequence to represent the inferred CDS: inserted 1 base in 1 codon; deleted 2 bases in 1 codon), with amino-acid sequence MRIWWFLLAIGICAGNISSQNTCRQGHPGIPGNPGHNGLPGRDGRDRAKGDKGDAGEPGRPGSSGKDETSGETGERAADGKVEAKGIKGDQGSRGSPGKHGPXGLAGPMGEKGLRGETGPQGQKGNKGDVGPTGPEGPRGDIGPLGPTGLPGSMGPIGKPGPKGEAGPMGPQGEPGVRGIRGWKGDRGEKGKIGETLVLPKSAFTVGLTVLSKFPSSDVPIKFDKILYNEFNHYDIATGKFTCHIAGVYYFTYHITVFSRNVQVSLVKNGVKILHTKDAYMSSEDQASGGLVLPLKLGDEVWLQVTGGERFSGLFADEDDDTTFTGFLLFGSP